The proteins below come from a single Chryseobacterium bernardetii genomic window:
- a CDS encoding CusA/CzcA family heavy metal efflux RND transporter: MLDSIIKFSIKNKLVIGIMTLLLIIWGVWSATKLPIDAVPDITNNQVQIITVCPTLAAQEVEQLVTFPIEQSIANIPDLEETRSISRFGLSVITVVFKEKVDIYFARQLINEKLKEAEEKIPNGIGTPELAPVSTGLGQIYEYIIHPKKGSENKYNAKDLRTMQDWIVARQLYGTPGIAEVNSFGGELKQYEVAVNPSRLKAMDVSITDIFNALERNNQNTGGAYIDKKPSAYFVRGIGMVTSLDDIKNISVKNNPGSVPIFIKDVADVRFGNAVRYGAMTYNGDVDAVGGVVMMLKGENANNVIEKIKEKLPTIQKSLPDDIIIEPYIDRSVLVDKAMSTVEKNLIEGALIVIFVLVLFLGNFRAGLIVASAIPLAMLFALAMMNVFGVSANLMSLGAIDFGLIVDGAVIVVEATLHHLGLRKSKQRLTQTEMDEEVFLSASKIRSSAAFGEIIILIVYIPILTLVGVEGKMFRPMAQTVGFAIFGALILSLTYIPMMCALFLSKKPSHKETFSDRMMNWLQRKYQPLLEKAISIKYWFVGIAIAIFAISIFLFSRMGGEFIPQLQEGEYAFEFKMPIETSLSQSIETSMLASRIAKQFDEVKMVVGRTGAGEVPTDPMPPSATDLIIILKPESEWKSGRTYDELGDAIEEKIAVIPGIIVEKSQPIQMRFNELMTGVKQDVAIKIFGENLDTLALNADKVSKVIQTVKGVTVPQVELVSGLPQINIEYDRTRLANYGVNVEDVNNVVSTAFAGKSAGVVFENERRFDLVVRLDSTYRGSIEDVNNMMIPTSTGSQIPLSQVATIDYKLGPAQISREAGKRRIVIGFNVAGRDVQSVVEEIQKKLNNQVKLPSGYYFTYGGQFENLQEASNRLLIAVPVSLILIFVLLYFTFSSFKQAGLIFTAIPMSAIGGILALLLRGMPFSISAGIGFIALFGVAVLNGIVLIGIFNQLEKEGEKDVLKRVIEGTKIRLRPVLMTATVASLGFLPMALSSSAGAEVQKPLATVVIGGLVTATFLTLFVLPLLYIIFNSKINLKRKFKVKPITTIVVLLLSLVGFTANAQTKDLSSVDEAINIALKNNQTIKASDLEIDASKALKKTAGELPKLGFNAQLGQYNSTKFDQSFEVAQTIPFPTLFGAKKQLINAEIKGKELQKNLTVLELKTQVRTYYYQILYLQHNQKQLQQLDSLYSDFIEIAQLRYKTGDTKKVDISTAEAKKGEINLLLKQNKVFLNNAVASLKTLMNRREDFLIAENGIFQPLQISNLLDNDVVASHPAIQSLYQDAVIAEQTKKVERSQGLPDFTIGFTNQSLIGFHTVNGMEKYFNSGNRFNSVNIGIAIPITYGATKARIKSLDFRKQASEANAQQQQQALTTQLQNALQQYQQDMQQFNYFQQEALPNAKEIVSAAQLGYKTGEISYVEYLFALQTATDIQLNYLKSIQQVNQSVINIYSLINQ, encoded by the coding sequence TGGAATAGGAACGCCGGAACTGGCTCCGGTAAGTACAGGACTTGGTCAGATATACGAATATATAATACATCCCAAAAAGGGAAGTGAAAATAAATACAATGCCAAAGACCTACGTACAATGCAGGACTGGATTGTAGCAAGGCAACTGTATGGTACTCCCGGAATTGCAGAAGTAAATAGTTTTGGCGGCGAGCTAAAACAATATGAAGTAGCTGTTAATCCTAGTCGCTTAAAGGCTATGGATGTAAGTATTACCGATATTTTCAACGCTCTTGAAAGAAACAACCAAAATACAGGGGGAGCATATATTGATAAGAAACCAAGTGCTTATTTTGTTAGAGGTATTGGTATGGTTACATCATTAGATGATATAAAAAACATTAGTGTAAAGAATAATCCTGGCAGTGTTCCAATTTTTATAAAAGATGTGGCGGATGTACGATTTGGTAATGCTGTAAGATATGGAGCAATGACATATAATGGAGATGTTGATGCAGTAGGTGGTGTTGTGATGATGTTAAAAGGCGAAAACGCCAATAATGTAATTGAAAAAATAAAAGAAAAGCTTCCTACTATACAAAAGTCATTACCTGATGATATTATTATTGAGCCCTATATAGACCGTTCAGTTTTAGTTGACAAGGCAATGAGTACCGTAGAAAAAAACCTGATAGAAGGTGCATTGATTGTAATCTTTGTATTGGTACTTTTTTTAGGAAATTTTAGAGCAGGATTAATTGTAGCTTCCGCTATTCCCTTAGCAATGCTGTTTGCCTTGGCGATGATGAATGTGTTTGGTGTAAGCGCCAACTTAATGAGTTTGGGAGCCATAGATTTTGGGTTGATTGTAGATGGGGCAGTAATTGTTGTGGAAGCCACATTGCATCATTTAGGCTTACGAAAATCTAAACAAAGGCTTACACAAACTGAAATGGATGAGGAAGTTTTTCTGTCTGCCTCCAAAATTCGTAGTAGTGCAGCATTTGGTGAAATCATTATACTAATTGTTTACATTCCTATTCTTACGTTAGTGGGCGTAGAAGGCAAAATGTTCCGTCCGATGGCACAGACTGTAGGTTTTGCCATTTTTGGAGCTTTGATTTTATCCTTAACATACATACCTATGATGTGTGCTTTGTTCTTATCCAAAAAGCCTTCACATAAAGAAACCTTTTCCGATAGAATGATGAATTGGTTACAAAGAAAATATCAGCCTTTGCTTGAAAAAGCGATTAGCATAAAGTATTGGTTCGTTGGTATCGCCATTGCCATATTTGCAATTAGTATTTTCTTGTTTAGCCGAATGGGAGGAGAATTTATACCCCAACTACAAGAAGGAGAATATGCGTTTGAATTTAAAATGCCTATTGAAACCTCATTATCACAAAGTATAGAAACTTCGATGCTTGCTTCGAGAATTGCCAAACAATTTGATGAAGTAAAAATGGTGGTAGGTAGAACTGGAGCTGGTGAAGTACCTACTGACCCAATGCCTCCAAGTGCAACAGATTTAATAATTATTCTTAAGCCTGAAAGTGAATGGAAATCCGGAAGGACATACGATGAATTAGGCGATGCAATAGAAGAAAAAATAGCCGTAATACCTGGCATTATTGTCGAAAAAAGCCAACCCATTCAAATGCGCTTTAACGAACTTATGACAGGGGTAAAACAAGATGTTGCAATTAAGATTTTCGGAGAAAATTTAGACACACTAGCGTTAAATGCCGATAAGGTTAGCAAAGTTATACAAACAGTAAAGGGAGTTACAGTGCCTCAGGTAGAACTGGTAAGCGGGTTACCTCAAATTAATATTGAATACGACCGAACTCGTTTAGCCAATTATGGAGTAAATGTAGAAGATGTAAATAATGTTGTAAGTACTGCTTTTGCAGGAAAAAGTGCAGGTGTGGTTTTTGAGAATGAAAGGCGATTTGATTTAGTTGTGCGTTTAGATAGTACCTATAGAGGTAGTATTGAAGATGTAAACAATATGATGATACCAACTAGCACAGGCAGTCAAATTCCTCTATCACAGGTGGCTACAATTGACTATAAATTAGGACCTGCGCAGATAAGCCGTGAAGCTGGAAAGAGAAGAATTGTAATTGGTTTTAATGTTGCAGGCAGAGATGTACAAAGTGTGGTAGAAGAAATTCAAAAAAAGTTGAACAACCAAGTAAAATTACCATCAGGGTATTATTTCACTTATGGAGGACAGTTTGAAAATTTACAGGAAGCAAGCAATAGATTACTGATAGCTGTTCCAGTTTCTTTAATATTGATATTTGTACTGCTTTACTTTACTTTCAGTTCCTTTAAACAGGCAGGATTAATTTTTACAGCCATCCCAATGAGTGCAATTGGAGGAATACTAGCTTTGTTACTTCGAGGAATGCCTTTTAGCATCAGCGCAGGTATTGGATTTATTGCATTGTTTGGCGTTGCTGTCCTAAACGGAATTGTACTGATAGGTATTTTCAATCAATTAGAAAAAGAAGGAGAAAAAGATGTATTGAAACGGGTAATCGAAGGAACTAAAATCCGTTTGAGACCAGTTTTGATGACTGCAACAGTAGCCAGTTTAGGATTTCTGCCAATGGCTTTGAGCAGTAGTGCAGGCGCAGAGGTACAAAAACCATTGGCTACAGTTGTTATCGGTGGTTTGGTAACTGCAACATTCCTTACCCTATTCGTACTGCCTCTATTGTATATCATCTTCAATTCAAAAATTAATTTAAAAAGAAAATTTAAAGTGAAACCCATTACAACTATCGTTGTGTTACTGCTATCATTGGTAGGTTTTACAGCAAACGCACAAACGAAAGATTTATCCAGTGTTGATGAAGCAATAAACATCGCGCTGAAAAATAATCAAACCATAAAGGCTTCAGATTTAGAAATTGATGCAAGTAAAGCCTTGAAAAAAACTGCCGGAGAATTACCAAAATTAGGTTTTAATGCACAATTGGGGCAGTACAACAGTACAAAATTCGACCAGTCTTTTGAAGTGGCACAAACTATTCCTTTTCCTACATTATTCGGAGCAAAAAAACAATTGATTAATGCCGAAATAAAAGGGAAAGAATTACAGAAAAATCTTACCGTACTAGAGTTAAAAACGCAGGTCAGAACTTACTATTATCAAATCCTATATTTGCAACATAACCAAAAGCAATTACAACAGTTAGATAGTCTGTACAGCGATTTTATAGAAATAGCACAGCTTCGTTATAAAACCGGCGATACAAAAAAAGTGGACATCAGTACGGCAGAAGCTAAGAAAGGGGAAATCAATTTATTGTTAAAACAGAATAAAGTGTTTTTAAATAATGCTGTTGCCAGTCTGAAAACTTTGATGAATAGAAGAGAGGATTTTCTCATTGCAGAAAATGGAATTTTTCAACCTTTACAAATCAGCAATTTATTGGATAATGATGTAGTAGCAAGTCATCCCGCCATTCAATCCTTGTATCAGGATGCTGTTATTGCAGAACAGACCAAAAAGGTAGAACGTTCCCAAGGTTTACCTGATTTTACAATTGGTTTTACAAATCAATCTTTAATAGGTTTTCACACAGTAAATGGTATGGAAAAATATTTTAATTCTGGTAACCGTTTCAATTCTGTAAATATTGGCATTGCAATTCCTATCACTTATGGTGCTACCAAAGCAAGGATAAAATCTTTGGACTTCAGAAAACAGGCTTCCGAAGCCAATGCTCAGCAGCAGCAGCAAGCATTAACAACACAATTACAAAATGCTTTGCAGCAATACCAACAGGATATGCAACAGTTTAATTATTTTCAGCAAGAAGCATTGCCTAATGCCAAAGAAATAGTATCAGCGGCACAATTAGGGTATAAAACAGGAGAAATTAGCTATGTGGAATATCTTTTTGCATTGCAAACCGCAACCGACATTCAATTAAATTATCTGAAAAGTATTCAGCAGGTAAACCAGTCTGTAATCAATATTTATTCTCTCATTAATCAATAA
- a CDS encoding efflux RND transporter periplasmic adaptor subunit: MKFNINKITIVTVITVLIFAFSACNNQKDGNGQNQEAKEIQREEAEEEVPTIATLSEEQLKIVGIKIGTIEQRELSATIKANGNLNVPNNNKANATILYGGVIRTLKVQIGDYVRKGEIIATIANPQFIQLQEEYLSVVSKITFAEQELSRQKELNEGNAGAKKNLQSATAELNSLRTRKASLHQQLQLMGINPSTLSNSNLKSALTVISPLNGTVSNVYAKIGSYVDVSSPVIEIVDNSSLHLDLQVFEKDLPQIKIGQTIHFRLTNNPTTEYEATVFNIGSSFQNESKTIAVRCRIKGSKIGLIDGMNITGVVSLSNVTTPAVPNDAIVNTDGKYYIFVQTDKKAEEHHEEGKEEENHKEGDKNEKEDKASINFEKVEVLKGVSDMGYTAITFVKQIPVNAKIVVKGAFFVNAKLSNAGEDED; the protein is encoded by the coding sequence ATGAAATTCAACATAAATAAAATCACAATTGTAACAGTGATAACTGTTTTAATATTTGCATTTTCCGCTTGCAATAATCAGAAAGATGGAAATGGGCAGAACCAGGAAGCAAAAGAAATTCAAAGAGAAGAAGCCGAGGAAGAAGTACCAACCATTGCCACTCTTTCAGAGGAACAATTAAAGATAGTTGGAATAAAAATAGGCACAATAGAACAAAGAGAGCTGTCTGCAACTATCAAAGCAAATGGAAATCTGAATGTTCCTAATAACAACAAAGCCAACGCTACAATTTTATATGGTGGAGTGATAAGAACATTGAAAGTTCAAATTGGGGATTATGTTAGAAAGGGTGAAATAATAGCAACTATTGCCAATCCGCAGTTTATACAATTACAGGAAGAATATTTGAGTGTAGTAAGTAAGATAACTTTTGCCGAGCAAGAGCTATCAAGACAAAAAGAGTTAAATGAAGGAAATGCTGGCGCAAAGAAAAATTTACAAAGTGCAACAGCCGAATTGAACAGCCTTCGTACTCGAAAAGCGTCTTTACATCAACAACTACAATTAATGGGCATCAATCCCAGCACCTTATCAAACAGTAATTTGAAATCTGCTCTGACAGTAATTAGTCCTTTAAATGGCACAGTAAGTAATGTTTACGCTAAAATTGGAAGTTATGTAGATGTTTCTTCGCCGGTAATTGAAATAGTAGATAACAGCTCATTACATTTGGATTTACAAGTATTCGAAAAAGATTTACCACAAATAAAAATCGGGCAAACTATTCATTTTAGATTGACAAATAATCCAACCACAGAATATGAGGCTACGGTTTTCAATATCGGTTCATCTTTTCAAAACGAGAGTAAAACTATTGCTGTACGTTGTCGTATAAAAGGTAGTAAAATTGGTTTAATTGATGGAATGAACATAACAGGGGTTGTAAGCTTAAGCAATGTAACTACACCTGCTGTTCCCAATGATGCCATCGTAAATACTGATGGTAAATATTATATTTTCGTACAAACCGATAAAAAAGCAGAAGAGCATCACGAAGAAGGTAAAGAAGAAGAAAATCATAAAGAGGGAGATAAAAATGAAAAAGAAGATAAGGCAAGTATAAATTTTGAAAAAGTAGAAGTATTGAAAGGGGTATCTGATATGGGGTATACCGCAATAACTTTTGTCAAGCAAATTCCTGTCAATGCCAAAATCGTTGTAAAAGGAGCATTTTTTGTAAACGCAAAATTATCTAATGCAGGAGAAGACGAAGATTAA
- a CDS encoding heavy metal translocating P-type ATPase: MINTDKNHKHIYDAQGKQLCCTEENKNDAQTNTGQSTDNVCCSTDEKVNQKSNERSEAVDKNSVVKMFLPGIISLVLLLIAIYLDNVLKPEWFQGWVRTVWYIIAYAPVGFPVIKEAFESIGKGDVFSEFLLMSIATIGAFTIGEYPEGVAVMLFYAVGEVFQSLAVKRAKTNIKSLLDQRPNEVTILQGTQTKVVKAETVTIGEIIQLKPGEKLGLDGELLSETASFNTAALTGESKPDTKSKGETVLAGMINLNTVSQVKVTTAYTDSKLSKILELVQNATAQKAPTELFIRKFAKIYTPIVVLLAILITALPYFFVENYVFSQWLYRALVFLVISCPCALVISIPLGYFGGIGAASKNGILVKGSNFLDVLASIQNVVMDKTGTMTEGVFKVQEVVFDKAFDEKEILEMVNALESHSSHPVATAIQEYVGDVNHNIPLENIEEIAGHGLKANVNGKELLVGNFKLMDKFSITYDIDPNSIAYTVIAVAYDRKFVGYITIADSIKEDAQETINLLHKLNVKATMLSGDKSTVVKYVAEQLGIDNAFGDLLPEDKVNRVKEIKAKGGSVAFVGDGVNDAPVVALSDAGIAMGGLGSDATIETADVVIQDDKPSKIPMAINIGKQTKKIVWQNIALAFGVKAIVLVLGAGGLATMWEAVFADVGVALLAILNAVRIQRMKF, encoded by the coding sequence ATGATAAATACAGATAAAAATCACAAGCATATTTATGATGCGCAGGGCAAGCAACTCTGCTGCACGGAGGAGAACAAAAACGATGCCCAAACAAATACAGGGCAGAGTACTGATAATGTTTGTTGCTCAACGGATGAAAAAGTTAATCAAAAGAGCAATGAACGAAGTGAAGCTGTTGATAAAAACAGCGTTGTAAAAATGTTTTTACCAGGAATTATTTCTTTGGTACTATTGCTAATTGCTATTTACTTAGACAATGTCTTGAAACCTGAATGGTTTCAAGGTTGGGTAAGAACTGTTTGGTATATAATAGCTTATGCACCAGTCGGATTTCCTGTAATTAAAGAAGCTTTTGAAAGTATTGGTAAAGGCGATGTTTTTTCAGAATTTTTGCTGATGAGTATTGCTACTATTGGAGCCTTTACCATTGGTGAATACCCCGAGGGTGTTGCTGTAATGCTGTTTTATGCTGTTGGTGAAGTCTTTCAGTCATTAGCAGTAAAGAGAGCTAAAACAAATATCAAATCTTTACTCGACCAACGTCCTAATGAAGTAACCATTTTACAAGGCACTCAAACAAAAGTTGTAAAAGCTGAAACAGTTACTATTGGAGAGATAATACAATTGAAGCCTGGAGAAAAGTTAGGATTGGACGGAGAATTATTGTCCGAAACTGCATCTTTCAATACAGCAGCTCTTACGGGTGAGAGCAAGCCTGACACGAAATCAAAAGGTGAAACGGTACTGGCAGGGATGATAAACTTAAATACCGTTTCACAGGTAAAAGTGACAACTGCATATACTGATAGCAAGCTGAGTAAAATTTTAGAATTGGTGCAAAATGCTACTGCTCAAAAAGCACCGACAGAATTATTCATTAGAAAGTTTGCAAAAATATACACACCGATAGTTGTACTGTTAGCTATTCTAATTACAGCATTGCCCTACTTCTTTGTAGAAAATTATGTGTTCAGCCAATGGTTGTATCGTGCTTTGGTATTCCTTGTTATCTCTTGCCCTTGTGCATTGGTAATAAGTATTCCTTTAGGCTACTTTGGCGGAATTGGGGCAGCGAGTAAAAATGGAATATTGGTTAAGGGAAGCAACTTTTTGGATGTTCTTGCCAGCATACAAAATGTAGTAATGGATAAGACAGGTACAATGACGGAGGGCGTATTTAAAGTTCAGGAAGTTGTATTTGACAAGGCATTTGATGAGAAAGAAATTTTAGAAATGGTCAATGCTTTGGAAAGCCATAGTAGCCACCCCGTAGCAACTGCCATTCAAGAATATGTAGGCGATGTAAACCACAATATCCCATTAGAAAATATAGAGGAAATTGCAGGACACGGACTAAAGGCTAATGTAAATGGGAAAGAATTATTGGTAGGGAATTTTAAGCTGATGGATAAATTTTCTATTACTTATGACATAGACCCGAACAGCATTGCCTACACGGTAATCGCAGTGGCTTATGATAGAAAGTTTGTTGGTTACATTACCATTGCGGACAGCATAAAAGAAGACGCACAGGAAACCATAAATCTATTGCATAAGCTCAATGTTAAAGCTACTATGCTTAGCGGAGATAAAAGTACGGTTGTAAAGTATGTAGCGGAACAGTTGGGGATAGATAATGCTTTCGGAGATTTATTGCCTGAAGATAAAGTAAACAGAGTTAAAGAAATTAAAGCCAAAGGCGGAAGCGTTGCTTTTGTTGGCGACGGTGTAAACGATGCGCCTGTTGTGGCTTTGAGCGATGCGGGTATTGCAATGGGCGGTTTGGGAAGCGATGCGACCATTGAAACGGCAGATGTGGTAATACAAGACGACAAACCGAGTAAAATACCTATGGCAATCAATATAGGCAAGCAGACAAAGAAAATCGTTTGGCAAAATATAGCTTTAGCATTCGGAGTAAAAGCTATTGTACTAGTTTTGGGAGCTGGGGGCTTAGCGACTATGTGGGAAGCTGTTTTTGCCGATGTTGGGGTTGCCTTATTAGCTATACTAAACGCAGTAAGGATACAGCGGATGAAATTTTAA
- a CDS encoding RteC domain-containing protein, whose protein sequence is MDKFYNETLAKLENEIKEFEIEADCSIERIEAVIQLIIKCLFDVKKYILKRGFKNVDEEIRFFKYQKPIIVSKLIYYNAIYKIETRRPYGNKRTKKYFVKELKKLKRFFENNLDFYKYYRSNNSFFDEQFFVRGKHDIRLWLDTFYFEADHRFSTSHDYKVAKIIANDLIQVYLEDRLNNINVKKVSDNSLIWTASKTALTELIYALYSHGAFNNGNTEIKLIAKTFEDAFNIELGDFYHTFMELKARKINRTKFLDRLCEALIKKMDEQDEKQ, encoded by the coding sequence ATGGATAAATTTTATAACGAAACGCTGGCTAAGCTGGAAAACGAAATCAAAGAATTTGAGATTGAAGCAGACTGTTCGATAGAACGCATTGAAGCAGTTATACAACTTATTATCAAATGTTTATTCGACGTAAAAAAATATATTTTAAAAAGAGGATTTAAGAATGTTGATGAAGAAATTCGCTTTTTTAAATATCAAAAGCCAATTATCGTTTCAAAGCTCATCTATTATAATGCCATCTATAAAATCGAAACGAGAAGACCGTATGGAAATAAGCGTACCAAGAAATATTTTGTCAAAGAACTGAAAAAGCTAAAAAGGTTCTTTGAAAATAACCTTGATTTTTATAAGTATTACCGTAGCAATAATTCTTTCTTTGACGAACAATTTTTTGTACGTGGCAAGCACGATATAAGACTATGGTTAGACACTTTTTATTTTGAGGCAGACCATCGCTTTTCTACTTCGCACGATTATAAGGTTGCCAAGATAATTGCTAATGACCTGATACAGGTATATTTGGAAGACAGGTTAAATAACATCAACGTTAAAAAGGTTTCAGATAATTCGTTGATATGGACAGCAAGCAAAACTGCACTCACGGAACTCATTTATGCACTGTACTCCCACGGTGCATTTAACAATGGGAATACAGAAATAAAATTGATAGCCAAAACGTTTGAAGATGCCTTCAATATTGAGTTAGGCGACTTTTACCATACGTTTATGGAACTTAAAGCCCGCAAAATAAACCGAACGAAATTCCTCGACAGGCTGTGTGAAGCACTGATAAAGAAAATGGACGAACAAGATGAAAAACAGTAA
- a CDS encoding helix-turn-helix domain-containing protein yields MNTIFIKNMVCDRCIMVVQNELEKLGLDAKNIKLGEVILSKEITSLEKENLSKTLEPLGFEVIDDKKGRIIEKIKNIIIDLVHHQDSDVKTNLSDVLSDKLHHDYNYLSNLFSEVEGTTIEKYFIAQKVEKVKELLVYDELSLSEIANRLNYSSVAYLSNQFKKVTGLTPSHFKQIKEDKRKPLDKV; encoded by the coding sequence ATGAATACAATCTTTATTAAAAATATGGTTTGCGACCGTTGCATTATGGTGGTACAAAACGAATTGGAAAAACTGGGATTAGATGCTAAAAATATAAAACTGGGCGAAGTTATTCTTTCCAAAGAAATAACATCTCTGGAAAAAGAGAATTTGTCCAAAACTTTAGAGCCATTAGGATTTGAAGTAATTGACGATAAAAAAGGCAGGATAATAGAAAAGATAAAGAACATTATCATTGACCTGGTACACCATCAGGATAGTGATGTAAAAACCAACCTTTCCGATGTATTGAGTGACAAATTGCATCACGATTACAATTACCTGTCCAATCTGTTTTCAGAGGTAGAGGGTACAACCATTGAAAAATACTTTATCGCCCAAAAGGTGGAGAAAGTCAAAGAATTGTTGGTGTATGATGAGTTGTCATTAAGTGAGATTGCGAACCGCCTAAATTATTCGAGCGTGGCATATTTGAGTAACCAGTTTAAAAAAGTTACCGGGCTAACACCAAGCCATTTCAAACAGATTAAAGAGGATAAAAGAAAACCGTTGGATAAAGTGTAA